The sequence AATCCCTATAGGGGATTTCATCGCCGCTCCATCCCCACTCGCCAACGCTAAAGGCAGCATCCCGCAAACCATCGCAATGGTCGTCATTAAAATCGGTCTTAGACGGGTTTTGCCGGCAAATAAAATGGCTTCTTGGATATTCAAACCTTTTTTACGCTCTTCATTCGCCACATCAATTAAAAGCGTGGCGTTTTTACCCACCATACCAATGAGCAAGATCAAGCCTATCATAGAGAACATGCTCAAAGGCTGATGCACTAAACCTAGAGCAAAAAACGCCCCTGAAAAGCTTAAAGGCATGGTAACCATGATGATAAAAGGCTCTAAAATGGACTCATACAACGCCGCTAAAATCATATAAATCAGCACAAACGCTGTCGCTAAAGCGACTAAAAACTCCCCATTGCTCTCTTTGGCGTTATCCGCTTCACCGGTGAATCTGTAATTCGCCCCTTCAACCAGCCATTCTTTAGTGTTTTTACTCACTTGCGTTAAAATCTCGCCCAAAGAAACGCCCGCATTCCTATTAGGCTCAGCAAGCACCGTAACGCTGCGTTGGCGGTTATAACGAGAAATACTGGACGGGCTTTTAGTTTCTGTGATTTCCACTAAAGCGTCTAAAAACATCAATTTATCGTATTTGTTACGCACTTGCAAGCGTTTGATGTCTTCTACAGAAACGCGCTTGTCATCAGGCACTCTAATGATCATGTCGTATTCTTTGCCATCTTCTTTGAACACGCTCGCTTGAGAAGTTCCAGAGAAAGCAGAGCTCACCACTGATCCAATGGTTTGAGCGCTCACGCCGTATTTGTTAGCGTTTTGTCTTAAGATTTTGAGTTGCAATTGCGGTTGCGATTCGCTCGTGCTTGTATGGTAGCTTTCAACCTTGCCTTTTAATTCAGGGCTTTCTAATAAGAATTTTTTCAAATTCTCCACGCTTTTATCCACCGCTTCTTGAGAATGGGAAAACACAAAGGTTTGGAAGGGCGAACTATCCCCACCGCCCCCTATAAGAGCAACTTCAGAAAGATTAATAGTATCTAAACCTTTAGCTTCAGGCAAGCTTCTCAACTCTTTCCTTAAAGCGCTCATCAACTCAAATTGCCCCAATTGATGCTCTTTTTTGCGCTCTTTTAAAGGCTTGAGTTGCACAAAAATCTTAGCCTTAAAAGGGTTTTGTGTGGTGCCATAACCCACTTGCAAGGTCGTGAATTCCACTTCAGCATGTTTTTCAATCGCTTTTTGAAAGATCTTACTCTTTTGTGTCATGTAGTCTATGCTCACGCCCGGTTTAGCCTTAAGCCACACTAAAAACCTCCCCCTATCTTCTTTCAGCATGAAATCCATGCCGAGCTTAGAAGCCACAAAAAGCGAACCTACAAACACCAAAACCACCGCTATAGAGATAATGAGCTTGTGGTTTAATACCCATTGGAGCAACTTGGTATAACGAGACTCTAAAGCCTTAAAAAAAGGCTCGCTCCACACATAAAAACGAGAATGCCTGGGATTGACCACGACTGAGCTTACCATGGGGATAATCGTAACGACCACCACATACGACAGAGCGATCGCTAAAGCCACCGTGATCCCAAAGCTTTGGAAAAAGCGCCCGATAATGCCTTTCATGTTCCCTATAGGCACAAAAACAGAGAGTAGCATCGCTGAAATCGCTACTAGAGCAAAGCCAATTTCCCTCACCCCCTCATAACTCGCTTTGCGTTTGTTCATGCCCATTTCTAGCTTTTTATGGATATTTTCAATCACCACGATCGCATCATCAATGATAATCCCTATCGCTAGCGTTAAAGCCACCATGGTGAGCATGTTTAATGAAAAGCCCATCCATTGAATGAGCGCAAAAGTCCCCATGATAGAAATAGGGATAGAGATCGCTGAAACAAGGGTGATCGTGCCGTTACGCAAGAACGCAAACACCACTAAAACCGCTAAAATCGCCCCTAATATTAGATCAAATTTCACATCTTCAATAGAGGTGCGGATATAGCTCGTGGTGTCTAAAAAGGGTCTGAT is a genomic window of Helicobacter pylori oki112 containing:
- the hefC gene encoding efflux RND transporter permease subunit HefC, with product MYKTAINRPITTLMFALAIVFFGTMGFKKLSVALFPKIDLPTVVVTTTYPGASAEIIESKVTDKIEEAVMGIDGIKKVTSTSSKNVSIVVIEFELEKPNEEALNDVVNKISSVRFDDSNIKKPSINKFDTDSQAIISLFVSSSSVPATTLNDYAKNTIKPMLQKINGVGGVQLNGFRERQIRIYADPTLMNKYNLTYADLFSTLKAENVEIDGGRIVNSQRELSILINANSYSVADVEKIQVGNHVRLGDIAKIEIGLEEDNTFASFKDKPGVILEIQKIAGANEIEIVDRVYEALKHIQAISPSYEIRPFLDTTSYIRTSIEDVKFDLILGAILAVLVVFAFLRNGTITLVSAISIPISIMGTFALIQWMGFSLNMLTMVALTLAIGIIIDDAIVVIENIHKKLEMGMNKRKASYEGVREIGFALVAISAMLLSVFVPIGNMKGIIGRFFQSFGITVALAIALSYVVVVTIIPMVSSVVVNPRHSRFYVWSEPFFKALESRYTKLLQWVLNHKLIISIAVVLVFVGSLFVASKLGMDFMLKEDRGRFLVWLKAKPGVSIDYMTQKSKIFQKAIEKHAEVEFTTLQVGYGTTQNPFKAKIFVQLKPLKERKKEHQLGQFELMSALRKELRSLPEAKGLDTINLSEVALIGGGGDSSPFQTFVFSHSQEAVDKSVENLKKFLLESPELKGKVESYHTSTSESQPQLQLKILRQNANKYGVSAQTIGSVVSSAFSGTSQASVFKEDGKEYDMIIRVPDDKRVSVEDIKRLQVRNKYDKLMFLDALVEITETKSPSSISRYNRQRSVTVLAEPNRNAGVSLGEILTQVSKNTKEWLVEGANYRFTGEADNAKESNGEFLVALATAFVLIYMILAALYESILEPFIIMVTMPLSFSGAFFALGLVHQPLSMFSMIGLILLIGMVGKNATLLIDVANEERKKGLNIQEAILFAGKTRLRPILMTTIAMVCGMLPLALASGDGAAMKSPIGIAMSGGLMISMVLSLLIVPVFYRLLAPIDDKIKRFYQNQKALE